A genomic region of Phragmites australis chromosome 2, lpPhrAust1.1, whole genome shotgun sequence contains the following coding sequences:
- the LOC133905479 gene encoding probable protein phosphatase 2C 6: MRCCGRGGEPAWEGDPGGGGGGGGGGGVGEAGGTEDFVAVVAPLAAPPAPAFNPAAAADPIAAAVVGAMEGVSVPVPPVKTASAVEDDALAPEWEGGEASVAGSPCSVASDCSSVASADFEGVELGFFGAAAGAAMVFEDSAASAATVEAEAGVAAGGRSVFAVDCVPLWGYTSICGRRPEMEDAVATVPRFFDVPLWMLTGNALVDGLDPTTFRLPAHFFGVYDGHGGAQVANYCRERLHVALVEQLSRTEETGSAANLGDVEFKKQWEKASVDCFSRVDDEVGGKASRGGGGGSGTSDAAAAVVLEPVAPETVGSTAVVAIICSSHIIVANCGDSRAVLYRGKQPVPLSVDHKPNREDEYARIEAEGGKVIQWNGYRVFGVLAMSRSIGDRYLKPWIIPVPEVTIVPRAKDDECLILASDGLWDVMSNKEVCDVARKRILLWHKKNGTSSSSVPRLGDSADPAAQAAAECLSKLALQKGSKDNITVIVVDLKAHRKFKSKT; encoded by the exons ATGCGGTGCTGCGGACGAGGAGGTGAGCCCGCGTGGGAAGGTGATCCTGGCGGagggggaggcggaggcggaggcggaggggtGGGGGAGGCTGGAGGGACGGAAGACTTCGTAGCGGTGGTGGCCCCgctcgccgcgccgccggcgccggcgtttaaccccgcggcggcagcggacCCCATCGCAGCGGCGGTCGTGGGGGCCATGGAAGGGGTGTCGGTGCCCGTGCCCCCGGTCAAGACAGCGTCGGCGGTTGAGGACGACGCACTGGCTCCGGAATGGGAAGGGGGAGAGGCGTCGGTGGCGGGGAGCCCGTGCTCGGTGGCCAGCGACTGCAGCAGCGTAGCGAGCGCAGACTTCGAGGGGGTCGAGCTGGGCTTCTTCGGTGCGGCGGCAGGTGCCGCGATGGTGTTCGAGGACTCGGCAGCATCTGCAGCCACGGTCGAGGCGGAGGCAGGGGTCGCGGCTGGCGGGAGGAGCGTCTTCGCCGTGGACTGTGTGCCGCTGTGGGGTTACACGTCCATATGTGGCCGCCGGCCGGAGATGGAGGATGCCGTTGCCACGGTGCCGCGATTCTTCGACGTGCCGCTATGGATGCTCACCGGCAATGCCTTGGTCGATGGGCTCGATCCCACGACATTCCGTCTGCCCGCACATTTCTTCGGCGTGTACGATGGCCACGGTGGTGCACAG GTTGCAAACTACTGTCGGGAGCGCCTCCACGTGGCGCTGGTGGAGCAGCTGAGCAGGACAGAGGAGACTGGGTCTGCAGCTAACTTGGGGGACGTAGAGTTCAAGAAGCAGTGGGAAAAGGCCTCTGTGGACTGCTTCTCCAGAGTGGATGACGAGGTTGGTGGCAAGGCGAGccgtggaggaggcggtggctcAGGCACAAGCGATGCTGCTGCGGCGGTTGTGCTAGAACCTGTGGCACCAGAAACTGTGGGTTCGACGGCGGTGGTCGCTATCATCTGCTCCTCACATATCATTGTCGCCAATTGTGGAGATTCACGAGCAGTGCTCTACCGTGGCAAGCAGCCCGTGCCTCTGTCGGTGGATCATAAA CCTAACAGGGAGGATGAGTATGCAAGGATTGAGGCAGAGGGTGGCAAGGTCATACAGTGGAATGGCTATCGAGTTTTCGGTGTTCTTGCAATGTCTCGATCAATTG GTGACAGATATCTGAAGCCATGGATAATACCAGTCCCAGAGGTCACAATTGTTCCTCGAGCAAAGGATGATGAGTGCCTTATCCTTGCCAGCGATGGCCTCTGGGACGTAATGTCAAACAAAGAGGTATGTGATGTTGCCCGCAAGCGGATACTTCTATGGCACAAAAAGAATGGCACAAGCTCATCATCAGTCCCACGACTTGGTGATTCCGCAGATCCAGCTGCTCAAGCTGCTGCCGAGTGCTTGTCAAAGCTTGCTCTCCAGAAGGGGAGCAAAGACAACATTACCGTTATTGTAGTTGACCTCAAGGCACATCGGAAGTTCAAGAGCAAAACTTAA